Genomic DNA from Equus quagga isolate Etosha38 unplaced genomic scaffold, UCLA_HA_Equagga_1.0 120171_RagTag, whole genome shotgun sequence:
tttttgttcttctccaaGGTTTTCTTATCAGCCCCACTTTGTGAGGATAAAGAACTTACAACGATTGTTCTTCATCACCAAAACCAACCaactaaccaaccaaccaaccaaccaacccaccCATCCTTGTCTCCTTGTGTTTTGCTCTGATTCATTCATGTGTAttctatttacatatattttatttcaaggacTCTATCACTTCAGAGATTTAAGAAAGATTACATGTCTTCTATACTAAGGCTATAAAAGCACACCAAGGAATTTATTTCCAGCAGCTTTTGCCTGTGGTACCTGTAAATGTGGGTGAAGTCTACTTTCCCAAGGTCCTCCAAATCTGCTAAAGTTCCTGGTCCATCAGGAAATGGTCTCCTTTCCAGGGAACAGGTACCAGACTGCCTTCCTAGGTGCGCTTTGTAGGCACCTTTGTCCTTAATGATGGACTTAAAATTCGTGACTGAATAACATGTATTTTGTGATGTGAGACTTCAGCAAACTCAAAGAATTTTTTATGGCACGATTGAATTTTCAGACTACATTCTGGTAAAAAGCAGGGCATAATCTCATCGAGTGTATGCAAAGAATCCCATTGccgttaaaagtaaaaagatttagTAAGTGTATTTTCCCCTGAATATTTAAGGATCAGTGAGAACATAAATATTGAAAGGATATTTTACTGGATTAAAGACTGGAGAGGAACgagaaagggatttattataaaactgtcaaaaatagaatattaaagcAACACCAATAATATTGCAAACCCGTCACAGCAGGTTTATTTCCCCCATCAGTTTATGTGGACCTACGtaacttttgcttttaattttgttctgctGGGTAAATGGAGATGCACACCATGTTCTCTGTGGGAAAGGTTTAACATGCAAAAGTGTTGATTATTCCGAAATTAATGTATGAATCCGATGCAATACTGAGGTAGACGCAGTGATGAGCTACCCAGAATCCCCTTTTCAGGAAGGACTTGGTGCCCCGCTGTGGGGAGTGTGACCTGTGCAGACAGCCACGTCCCCTGAGGTTCTGCCCCTGCTGGGGTGGCCGGCATCTGGTGACTGAGCCATGGGGCTTATAAAGGCCTGGTTCGGTCCCGTGCTGGACAGCTCCCACAGGCTATGCTGTTTGAACTCCCAGAACCCCCTGGTGGACTGGCTGAAGCTCTGTGAGGTCTCCACCGCTGtttaacttctccctctgccctctcctccttcttcccccttCCTTAGCAGGGGCTGGTCCCTCATACATAGCTTGCCCCCAAAATACAGTCTAAGTGTTGGCTTCCAAAAACCCAACCTGTGACAAATGCTAATCAACATAAATGacagcaagcaaaacaaaactggaaacaacctaaatgtctatcaatagggAAATGCTTAACAGGTAAATTATGGCATGCATGGAATGAGATAAAGATAGGAAACGAATAAAGGACATTTTATGAACTGAGGTGAAGAAATGTTCCTGATGcattaactgaatgaaaaaagtaagtagcagaagacaatcccatttaattagaaaatgtaatctaAAACGTGTTTGctctccttcttccccttttAAGACACAAAGTTTCCTCCTAGGAAAAGGATGTGTGTAGAAATTCAGGGCAGCCCCCTTAGGGGGATTTCCAGGGTTTACTGGATTGAATCGAATCCCTTTCGTGAAGACAGTGCACGGGGAGAGAATCAGGCCAGGCTAGGGTGGTGGGCAGCACTGGGCTGGAATTTGGGCTCTTTCTCTTACCaggtgtgtgatcttgggcaagtcacacagTGGCCCTGAGCCTGAGTCCATCACCCAAAATGCCTCCTGAGTTTCTCATGGGAGTGAATGGTTAGTGTGTGGTCAGTATCTGTGCAGTCTCCGTCACAGATTCGATGCTCCAcaaattttcctcctttgcatGGCTCCTCCTCTTCCGTTCAGACCGGGAATCCTACTCTCCAtcatcctcttccctcctgggTTGGGTGAGGGAGCTCGGCCAAGCTGGGAAGCTTAATGGCTGAGACCCAGAGGAAGCTCAGATGCCAGGAACTTGGGTCAAGATGGAGCAAGACCAGAGAAATGGGCTGCTCTGGATTTCAGTGTGCAATGCTTTGACACCAAAAATTCTGGGAAATCCTGAGGCAGGAAGTGAAAGGGAGTGAGGGCCAAAGGAGAAACAACACATTGGGTTTCCTTCTGGTCCCTTCTGGTCTGACTCCCCTCTCCCAAATGGTAAAATTGAGGAAGTCAGGGGAACttaaaagaagcagaagaggaggagagccaAGCTGACCGCACGTCCAACTCCTCCACACACACAATCGCTGCCCCTGTTCCGATTTTAATTCCTTCTCCTTATTATTGACTTCCCCAAGTCGAGAAAACAGAAGATCCCAGCTCATAGACCCCTGGGCTTTCAGACACGAAGACCAGCAGGACTCTGCTCACATATGTGACTCATCCTTTGGCCACCTCTACCCCCAACTCTCCAGGATTTAGTTTTTTCCAGCTCTGGTCATCGCTGCACAAAGAACCCAAGGATCCCAGCCTGCAGGCTTTCCACAGGTAACGGGGCTGGGGACACAGTTGAGACCAAGGGGACAGGGAGGATGTTAGAGAAAGCCAGGAGGGGGACTGTGGGTCCTAGGTGGGACtgaatgggaaaaatagaaagggGCAGCATGGGGATAATGACCAAGCGAGGAtcttattttcttccctcccctggaTTCAGAATCAAGTATGGCAGCCAAACCTCAGTCACAAACTGAGACTCAAACTCAGCCCCATGTCTAGCCCAATTCCAGCCCTGTCCTCAGCAATAGTCCCAGACGCAGCCCCACCCCCATACAAATCCCAGCCCCTTCTTTAAACCCAACCACAGCTTCAACCCCAGAGTCAACTTGTATTTTAACACCAGCCCCAACACAAGATGGACCTTCAACCATATTGTATTCGCAGTTTCAGCACCAAGCTTAGGCCCAGCTCCATCCGTGGCTCCCACAGGAGTACTGACCCCAATCCTAGGAAGACACACAACCTGCCCTGCAACCCCGCTGTTAGGCCCTGTCCTAGCGATATATTTAGCTCCAACCTTCCCTCCACCTTAATCCCAAACTCAACCCAACCCCAGCCCAAGGCCTGCTCCTGACCCCACCTTCAACCTCAGCTGCAAGGCCAGGCCCCTTCCCATTGCAGGCCCTGACCCTGGACTCCTTCTCAAGCCCAAGCTCATCTCTTACCTCAGCTCTGGCCCTGACCTCAGCTCCAACGTAGTCCCAGCCTGCCCCTttgccccagctcctgccccagcctggccacTGGCCCTGCCTCCATTTCAGCTCTGACAGCCTCGGTGGTCGTGTTGGTGCCAGCATGCCAGTGAATTATGAAAACTTTCAGGACTCGGAGAGTGAGAACCAAAGCCCGGGGCTTAGAATTggtaagaggaaaggagaaatggtcTCTCCTAAAATACCTCCTTAATACGTTTAGAAGGATTTCTGCTGTGATGTGATGTCTGTGCCTCTACCATGTGCACTGGTGGGTCCCCAAATCTGAGGTGGTGGGGCCCCAGCCACCGGAAGCCACAGTATGAAGAGGATTCAGGGTCCTCAGGAAGACAAGCACAGGGAAGACCACAGCGGGCCTGGCTTCTGTGCTCTGGGTTGGCCCTGGTGTGGGAATGAGTGATTGGGTTTGGAAGGGAAAGCCATTTGCTACCCGGGTAGTAGAGATGAGCGTGAGGTGCTGTGGGCCTGGCAGCCCCAAACTCCCTGGGTCCTCCTGCCACCTCTGCCAGCTCTGATGCTAGGACTTTACACATCACCATCATCTTGAGACCCTGTGTCCTTGTGTACATTTGTCCCCAGTGGTATGAGGGGCCTGTGTGGCTGGGTACTTGTGCTGGTCCATGCTGGGTCAGATGCCGGGGCATCCCCCATCCCACAATCCTCCTTGTGCAGCCCCCTTCCACGCTGAGCATTAAGGCTCCAGCCTTGATCCCTGACAGGCCCTgaggccctctcctcctcccctgtctctctgggtctctctgggaccctccttGTCCTGACGCCCTCTCTCCTCTTGCAGGgctgcctcccctccagcccttCCTGCAGCCAGTCTGTTCCAGCTCCCGCCTCCTGctgctctccctgggcctcagcctcaTGCTGCTGGTCGGCGTCTGTGCGATCGGATCCCAAAGTGAGAGTCACAGGgtgggcagggaagagagaaataagggcTGCATTGGTGGGGGCAGGGACGGAGTTAGAGATGGATAAGGCTGGctgctggctctgtcacttattagctgggTGATGTGGTCAGATTACGGAACCTCTCTAGTCCTTGGTTTGCCCATTGGCAATACTGGAGAACAACAGTGTCTGTCCCTTTGTGGGGGTTGTTGCGAGGAACCAAGGAGACAGTGTGTGTCAAGTGCCTGCTCAGTGTTGCTCAGAGGGGGCCTGATAATCTTCGCCCTGATTGTCCCATCCGCCTTGTCAGATTCCACGTTTCAGAGGGACCTGGTGACCCTGAACAACTCCACATCACAAACTGAGCTTCAGGTCAAGTCCCTGATATCCCAGGGTGAGGCTGGCGTGGAAGGGGCTCTGGACTGGGGTGGGGTGCGGTGAAGGAGGGGGTGCGAGCTGACTCTGCAGCACTGAGTCCCCATGTCCTCCAGGCGACAGTTTGCAAAAGACGATAACACCTCTGAAAGCAGGGGTGGGGAATCTCAGGCAGGAACTGCAAGCAGGTGAGACTCTGCAGGAGTgtgtgggagggcagggctggccccaggacaaGGTGGGGGAGCCACTCGAGGTGCTGAGCGCCCTCCCGTCCAGCCCGTAGCATGAACGACAAGGTGTTTTCCCTGGagaagaagctggaggaggagcagcagacaCTCAAAGCAGGTCAGGCCCCTGCTCCCATCACCTGGGCATGCCgcgtggggagggcagggaggttCCGAGGCGGGGCCCGTGCAGTGAAATCTGGCCTCCTGGACTCAGGGAGCAGAGTCCACACCCAGGGCACTGTCCCCAATGCCCCCCTGTGTGTGTCCCAGATTATGCTGAAATACGCCTCCTAGTCCAGCAGCTGGCCAAAGACCTGACAGCCCTGACTTGCCAGGCGGCTGCCCTCAAGAGCAATGGTGAGGGGTGTTGGGGGCGTGCCTGACTCCTTTGCTGCCAGAGTCCCACTGGGCAGCATCtcagcgcccccccccccacctctcccGGCCCCCTAGGCTCTGCCAGGGCCTGCTGCCCCCTTAACTGGCTGGAGCATGAAGGCAGCTGCTACTGGTTCTCTCGCTCTAAGAAGCCCTGGCCCGAGGCTGAGAAGCAGTGCCAGCTGCAGAACGCCCACCTCGTGGTCATCAACTCCAGAGAGGAGCAGGTGAGGGCCCCTGGTGCTCAGCCCCAAGGACGTGTCCCCTGTAAGGAAATGGTTACCACACTTGGCTGCACATTgcaatcacctggggagctttaaaaccACTGCCCTCTGAGCCCCACTCTCAGAGACCCAATGGGCCTGGGCACTGTCATAAATGTCCCAAATCTCAACTGCTTTAACGAACAGCTAAAGGTTAGAACTGCTAGTccaaggagatggggagaagtcACCATTGCCCTTCATTGTCCCAGGATTTTGTCCAGGAACATACAGGCTCCTCATTCACCTGGATGGGGCTCAGTGATCCTACAGGAGTCTGGAAATGGGTGGATGGGACAGACTACAAGACCAACTTCCAGTGAGTACACCCTGGCTTTCTGTGTCCTACCTCCTCCTTCAGCTCTGCTCCCCTGATCTGACCCACACCCCCTTCTCAGACTTAGATTCTGTGCCACCTGACCTTTCTAGTTGCTGTTGTCCTCTCCCCTCAGGAACTGGAGTCCAAGCCAGCCAGATGACTGGGATGGACATGGGCTGGGCCCAGGTGAGGACTGTGTCCACTTCAACCCGGATGGCACGTGGAATGACAATGCCTGCCAGAGGCCATTCCACTGGGTCTGTGAGACCAAGATGGACAAGGCCAGCTAGCAGAGTGTCAGAGGGGCTCCCTGTAGACCACCCAGCTGCAGAAATGGGATCAGGGGAGAGGGGCCCTTCTCCAGAGACGCCTAACGAGACCTCTGTGGGAGAGGAACAAGCCCTGTGAGATGGGAGCACTGCCCTCAGCCTGAATTGTGTTCCTCTCAACTGTCAAAAGACTATATAAAGGTcctaaggttttttaaaaaatttcagcttCGTTGAGGCATTATTGACATAGAAAATCGTAAGATGTTTAAGGCTTACTTTCTGGTGATTTGACATATATGTTGATACACACATTGATAGATACATTGTGAAAAGACTCCCCCCATCTCGGTAGTTAACACAGCCATCACCTCACCTagatatctttgttttctttttggtgaggacatttaaattctattctctccgcaaatttcaattattcaatacagtgttatcaactgtagtcaccatgt
This window encodes:
- the LOC124232813 gene encoding C-type lectin domain family 10 member A-like, which codes for MPVNYENFQDSESENQSPGLRIGLPPLQPFLQPVCSSSRLLLLSLGLSLMLLVGVCAIGSQNSTFQRDLVTLNNSTSQTELQVKSLISQGDSLQKTITPLKAGVGNLRQELQAARSMNDKVFSLEKKLEEEQQTLKADYAEIRLLVQQLAKDLTALTCQAAALKSNGSARACCPLNWLEHEGSCYWFSRSKKPWPEAEKQCQLQNAHLVVINSREEQDFVQEHTGSSFTWMGLSDPTGVWKWVDGTDYKTNFQNWSPSQPDDWDGHGLGPGEDCVHFNPDGTWNDNACQRPFHWVCETKMDKAS